In a single window of the Nicotiana tomentosiformis chromosome 8, ASM39032v3, whole genome shotgun sequence genome:
- the LOC104086077 gene encoding uncharacterized protein has protein sequence MKTTVATSISSLLPHPKILFSKRVFIPLKFSDTASFSRVKFLTINCSNSNNINNNSSGNGETGNLKDALTGIVDERVEELLNREENRVLLDGLEKATQRVEMAKKELADIERQELEVKLLKDYITQLETRTSEIAECQKDISEARAMIEEAERSLSVSDNARRDASRGTDGDTINRDEERVESIKAASISAVVGTLAALPISLSRITSYSELILPLSITFISCALFGVTFRYAVRRDLDNFQLKSGTSAAFGFVKGLATLGGGPPLELDAGSFSSHALDGAVYVSENLLIFLFAGVGLDLCFKLRILSPFPIDRSISEADKI, from the exons ATGAAGACCACCGTAGCCACCTCAATTTCCTCATTACTTCCACACCCAAAAATCCTCTTTAGCAAAAGAGTATTTATTCCATTGAAATTCTCAGACACAGCTTCATTTTCACGGGTAAAATTTCTAACTATAAATTGCAGCAAtagtaataatattaataataatagcTCAGGAAATGGTGAAACGGGGAATTTGAAGGATGCACTGACTGGTATTGTGGACGAAAGAGTAGAGGAACTTCTGAACAGAGAAGAAAACCGGGTTTTGCTTGATGGGTTGGAGAAAGCAACTCAAAGAGTAGAAATGGCTAAGAAAGAACTTGCGGATATTGAAAGACAAGAATTGGAAGTTAAATTGTTGAAGGATTATATAACTCAGCTTGAAACTAGAACTTCTGAG ATTGCAGAATGCCAGAAAGATATTTCAGAAGCAAGAGCAATGATTGAAGAAGCTGAGCGCTCCCTCAGCGTTAGTGATAATGCTAGGAGAGATGCTTCCAGGGGAACAGACGGAGATACAATAAATAGAGATGAGGAGAGAGTAGAATCCATAAAAGCAGCTTCAATTTCTGCAGTTGTTGGCACGCTTGCAGCGCTTCCCATTTCCTTAAGTCGAATCACCAGCTATTCGGAGCTAATACTCCCTCTTTCAATAACCTTTATTAGTTGTGCTTTGTTTGGTGTAACCTTTCGCTATGCTGTAAGAAGAGACTTGGACAATTTTCAGCTCAAGTCAGGGACATCCGCAGCATTTGGTTTTGTCAAAG GCCTAGCTACACTTGGAGGTGGACCACCATTAGAGTTGGATGCTGGCAGCTTCTCGTCTCATGCTCTTGATGGCGCGGTCTATGTCTCTGAGAATCTTTTGATCTTTCTTTTTGCTGGTGTTGGCCTGGATTTATGCTTTAAGTTGAGGATTTTGAGCCCCTTTCCTATTGATAGATCAATTTCAGAAGCAGATAAAATTTAA
- the LOC104086078 gene encoding uncharacterized protein — protein MAESGTDAKTKLIVELVLSAATAALGMVFIFAGLRHLDPNREASKRALESRKQLSKRLGRPLIHTTPYEDMIAGDVVNPDHIDVEFDSIGGLDGIKDTLFQLAILPLRRPELFCHGKLLGPMKGVLLYGPPGTGKTMLAKAIAKESGAVFINVKVSTLMSKWFGDAQKLVAAIFGLAYKLQPAIIFIDEVDSFLGQRRASETEMLTSMKTEFMALWDGFTTDQNARVMVLAATNRPTDLDEAILRRFSQSFEIGKPSLSDRTKIFKVVLKGERIEDNVDFDRLAGLCEGYTGSDILEACKLAAFIPLREYLQDEKKGKQSQAPRPLSQSDLETALAQSKKTKITARKPAVVSFRLDDYEDLD, from the exons ATGGCGGAATCAGGCACTGATGCAAAGACAAAGCTGATAGTAGAGCTTGTACTCTCCGCTGCTACGGCAGCTTTAGGGATGGTTTTCATATTCGCTGGGCTTCGTCATCTCGATCCCAATCGCGAAGCTTCTAAGAGAGCTCTCGAATCCCGCAAACAGCTCTCTAAACGCTTAGGTCGTCCTCTTATCCACACCACTCCTTATGAG GATATGATTGCTGGGGATGTTGTGAATCCAGACCACATAGATGTGGAGTTTGATTCGATTGGGGGGCTGGATGGGATTAAGGATACTTTGTTTCAGCTGGCCATTTTACCTCTACGAAGGCCTGAATTGTTTTGTCATGGGAAATTGCTTGGTCCAATGAAAGGGGTTCTGTTGTATGGACCACCTGGGACAGGGAAGACAATGCTTGCTAAAGCCATTGCTAAAGAGTCTGGTGCTGTGTTCATTAATGTGAAGGTTTCTACTCTCATGAGCAAGTGGTTTGGTGATGCGCAAAAGCTTG TTGCTGCTATTTTTggtttggcgtataagctccagCCTGCTATAATATTTATTGATGAAGTTGACAGCTTTTTGGGCCAGCGTCGTGCAAGTGAGACTGAAATGCTGACTAGCATGAAAACTGAGTTCATGGCCTTATGGGATGGTTTTACTACTGATC AGAATGCTAGAGTTATGGTCCTGGCGGCAACCAATCGCCCAACTGACCTTGATGAGGCAATACTTAGGCGCTTTTCTCAGTCATTTGAGATTGGGAAACCTTCCCTTAGTGATAGAACAAAGATATTTAAGGTAGTATTGAAGGGTGAGAGAATTGAAGATAACGTTGACTTTGATCGACTTGCTGGCTTGTGTGAGGGATACACTGGTTCAGACATTCTCGAGGCCTGCAAGCTAGCTGCCTTTATTCCTCTTAGGGAGTATTTGCAAGATGAGAAGAAAGGAAAGCAATCACAG GCTCCAAGGCCATTGTCACAGTCTGATCTAGAGACAGCTTTGGCTCAATCAAAGAAGACCAAGATTACTGCTAGGAAACCTGCTGTAGTGAGCTTTCGGTTGGATGATTATGAG GATTTAGACTGA